One genomic region from Diabrotica undecimpunctata isolate CICGRU chromosome 9, icDiaUnde3, whole genome shotgun sequence encodes:
- the LOC140450706 gene encoding matrilysin-like, producing MLVCLHVLVLLSVTVCAENSTLEYASSFLMRFGYLNASSNAISSVDVALVEFQERYNLPVTGTLNNDTMNLMNKPRCSVGDNNYAIHSKWNKTKLSWYFPQAISNPSYINLAAEAFARWEKISNLKFKRVIIPSSKPDITITVVPNNHNFRANCQGTSKCSFNFDGPGKVLAHAYYPSANGECTEIHLDANERWYVGNGRAPDGEVNFLAVIMHEIGHSLGLEHSNSDSSIMYAWYQQDMPNFGDDDKKAMSMLYGQTEAPSSIPTTPVTQAQTISQTRSYVPKTPDLKAGPICRKHLQ from the coding sequence atGCTTGTCTGTTTACATGTCTTAGTGTTGCTCTCTGTAACTGTGTGTGCAGAAAATAGCACTCTGGagtatgctagttcttttctAATGCGTTTCGGATATCTCAATGCGTCAAGTAATGCTATTTCTAGTGTAGATGTGGCCTTAGTTGAATTTCAAGAAAGATACAATCTTCCGGTGACCGGAACATTAAATAATGATACTATGAATTTGATGAATAAGCCTCGATGTTCTGTTGGCGACAATAACTATGCAATTCATTCGAAGTGGAATAAAACGAAATTAAGTTGGTATTTTCCTCAAGCTATTAGTAATCCTAGTTATATAAATCTTGCTGCAGAAGCTTTCGCTAGGTGGGAGAAAAtatctaatttaaagtttaaacgaGTAATAATACCTTCTTCAAAGCCAGATATTACTATAACTGTGGTGCCAAATAATCATAATTTTCGAGCAAATTGTCAAGGAACCTCTAAATGTTCATTTAATTTCGATGGCCCCGGAAAAGTATTGGCCCACGCATACTATCCCAGCGCAAACGGTGAGTGTACCGAAATTCATCTTGATGCTAATGAACGGTGGTATGTAGGAAATGGTAGAGCTCCTGATGGTGAAGTAAATTTTTTGGCTGTCATAATGCATGAAATTGGTCATTCCCTCGGACTGGAACACAGTAATAGTGATTCGTCTATTATGTATGCTTGGTATCAACAAGATATGCCAAATTttggtgatgatgataaaaaggcaATGAGCATGCTATATGGACAAACAGAAGCTCCCTCTTCGATACCAACAACACCAGTTACGCAAGCGCAAACAATTTCGCAAACCAGGAGCTATGTACCGAAAACACCTGACCTAAAAGCGGGGCCTATTTGCCGAAAACACCTGCAATAA